One window of the Triticum dicoccoides isolate Atlit2015 ecotype Zavitan chromosome 3B, WEW_v2.0, whole genome shotgun sequence genome contains the following:
- the LOC119279217 gene encoding lysine--tRNA ligase-like, whose translation MADDGVDPTQYYQNRLSALAAQKAAGVNPYPHAFQPTVSVADYVHRYRGLADGEKLVDVTESLAGRIMSKRTSSSSLLFYDLHRDSAKVQIMADVGTSELETPEEFSAFHSGVKAGDVVGVSGFPGKSSRGELSIFPARFVVLLPCLHMLPRQPNRHRLVPPLPWAPGMLRNMESYALKDKETRYRRRYLDLMVNREVRSVFTVRARIVSFIRNFLDESGFMEVDTPMMNVVAGGAAARPFVTHHNDLNMKLYMRIAPELYLKQLIVGGLDRVYEIGRQFRNEGIDTTHNPEFTTCEFYMAYTDYNDLMELTEEMLGGMVKELTGGYKVQYHANGTDKPPIEIDFTPPFARIDMIKGLEDMADLNIPEEDLSTDDANEYLMEACARYDITCPLPHTTARLLDKLVGHFLEETCVKPTFIINHPEIMSPLAKSHRDEARPGLTERFELFINKHEVCNAYTELNDPVVQRQQFEEQLRNRQDGDDEAMSMDETFCTALEYGLPPTGGWGLGIDRLTMLLTDSQNIKEVLLFPAMKPPQIEESAAATAPHGFDKTNIPTILQHAIMSHIANPLTKCSKKAERTHAQTKGGNPIKIKHLNRKFIASIKCETSEIRKHGDIKVMTGRV comes from the exons ATGGCGGACGATGGCGTCGATCCCACCCAGTACTACCAGAACAGGCTCAGCGCCCTCGCCGCGCAGAAGGCCGCCGGCGTGAACCCCTACCCGCACGCCTTCCAGCCCACCGTCTCCGTTGCCGACTACGTCCACAGGTACAGGGGCCTTGCCGACGGGGAGAAACTGGTCGATGTCACCGAGTCCCTGGCCGGGAGGATCATGAGCAAGAGGACGTCGTCCTCCAGCCTCCTCTTCTACGACCTCCACCGCGACAGCGCCAAGGTCCAGATCATGGCGGACGTCGGGACCTCGGAGCTGGAGACGCCCGAGGAGTTCTCCGCTTTCCACTCAGGCGTGAAGGCCGGCGACGTCGTTGGTGTGTCTGGGTTCCCCGGGAAGAGCAGTAGGGGCGAGCTCAGCATATTCCCTGCCCGGTTCGTTGTCCTCTTGCCCTGCCTGCACATGCTGCCGCGGCAGCCGAATAGGCATCGGCTCGTGCCGCCGCTGCCGTGGGCTCCCGGCATGCTCAGGAACATGGAGAGCTACGCCCTCAAGGACAAGGAGACACGGTACCGTCGGCGGTACCTCGATCTCATGGTGAACCGTGAGGTGAGGTCCGTCTTCACCGTGCGAGCCCGCATCGtctccttcatccgcaacttccttGATGAGAGTGGGTTCATGGAGGTGGACACCCCGATGATGAACGTGGTGGCCGGTGGCGCCGCCGCGAGGCCGTTCGTCACGCACCACAACGACCTCAACATGAAGCTGTACATGCGCATCGCGCCGGAGCTCTACCTGAAGCAGCTCATTGTCGGCGGGCTGGACCGCGTGTACGAGATCGGGAGGCAGTTCAGGAACGAAGGCATCGACACGACGCACAACCCGGAGTTCACGACGTGCGAGTTCTACATGGCATATACGGATTACAACGACCTCATGGAGCTCACGGAGGAGATGCTGGGCGGCATGGTGAAGGAGCTCACGGGCGGCTACAAGGTACAGTACCACGCCAATGGGACCGACAAGCCGCCTATCGAGATCGATTTCACGCCTCCGTTCGCGCGAATCGACATGATAAAGGGACTGGAGGACATGGCCGATCTCAACATACCGGAGGAGGATCTGTCGACTGACGATGCCAACGAGTACCTGATGGAGGCCTGTGCCAGGTACGACATTACGTGCCCGCTTCCACACACGACGGCACGGCTGCTGGACAAGCTTGTCGGGCACTTCTTGGAGGAGACATGCGTGAAGCCGACGTTCATCATCAACCATCCGGAGATCATGAGCCCGCTGGCCAAGTCCCACAGGGACGAGGCCCGGCCTGGACTGACCGAAAGGTTTGAGCTGTTCATCAACAAGCATGAGGTGTGCAATGCCTACACGGAGCTGAACGACCCCGTCGTGCAGAGGCAGCAGTttgaggagcagctgaggaatcgtcAGGACGGTGACGATGAAGCAATGTCCATGGATGAAACGTTCTGCACTGCCCTTGAGTATGGCCTGCCGCCGACCGGAGGCTGGGGTCTGGGGATTGATCGCCTCACCATGTTGCTGACGGATTCCCAAAACATAAAGGAGGTCCTCTTGTTCCCGGCCATGAAGCCTC CACAGATCGAGGAATCCGCAGCCGCCACGGCGCCCCATGGCTTTGATAAGACAAACATACCCACAATCCTGCAACACGCAATCATGTCCCACATCGCCAACCCACTTACAAAGTGCTCCAAAAAAGCTGAACGTACCCACGCCCAGACCAAAGGAGGCAACCCGATCAAAATCAAACATCTCAATCGGAAATTCATAGCCTCAATTAAATGTGAGACCTCAGAAATTAGGAAGCATGGTGATATAAAGGTTATGACTGGAAGAGTTTAG